From the Aspergillus puulaauensis MK2 DNA, chromosome 1, nearly complete sequence genome, the window GAAAAGTTTCCATTGGCGTGGGAGCCCACGAGTGCCTCAGGACTTGAGTTGGTGAGGCGACCATTGTCTGGATCCGTAGACTGAGGTCGAGATTCATCGGCAGATACCGCATTAAGAGACTGAAATGTCTCCCGTTCCACGAcagcatcatcttctggggCATCAGATCTCACTGGCGGTTCCGTGTTCATACGTTCAGGAGTGTCATTCGGCTCCTCGGGATGCGATATAGTTTCCTTCGTCGCCGATGCGTCAACAGAAGATGGCGATTGCTTCTCATCGAACTCGAAAACGCCCTGTTGTTCATTAGAGCCCACGGATAGCGGATGCTTCAATGCTTCTGGCCTATGTACTAGCTGTTCACCACCAGCAATATCTTGCGGTGCGCCGGGTGTTGTATCTGTGGAACCAGGAACGTCAATATTTGCATCCAACTGCATGATCTGGACTGATTCCTGACTTTCTCCCTTGATAACTGGATCAGAAGGcaatggagaaggagaatccGGTATGCTTCTCGCTCCTATGACAGAAGCATCCTTCACACCACGAGCATTTTGGGAAGGAGAGCGATCAAACGGACTGCCAATTTCCTCAGCGATGGTTTCCATTGGGGGAGTGCGTCCAATATGCAATACAGCCGGCCTAGTCTGGAGCTCAGGTTCAAGCTCAGGCGCTATAGCAGCATCCACCTGGCTAGGAGACTCTGCTAGCGGAGATTCGACTGGTGGAAGTTTAGCGACCTCGGTAGAATTTTCCGCGGAATATCCATTTTCTAGCATATCTTGTCCGGTAACCGGTTGGGGCTTATCGTTCTCTCTTGAACGAGTTGATAGTCGGCGCCATTCGTTTTCAAAGGCCTGCTTTTCAGCCTGCATCACCCAAGATGCAAAGTCCGCCTCGATAGCTTCCAGGTCATCAATCCAGTTCTCAGGGAGAGAATCCTCACGTCCGTCCAGGGAATCCAGTATCCGGTCCATCCGCCGACCCGCCGATAACACTGTCGACTCCAGGGTAGTCCGTTTCGCATGATATTTGGAAGGTGAATACAAAACATCGTTCTCAGTAGGGGGAACCGAAGACTTCAGGAGATCGAGAGCAGAATCAAGCTCTGATCTAGCAAACTGCAAGCTGAGTAGTAACCCGGGTATTTGTTTAACAACCAGCAGTCGTACATCCCATGTAGACAGCAACGCATTCAAACGCGATAGCAGCGGCAGGGCTCGCAATATAGTAGCAGTAATGACAGCGGTGAAGTCACTCAATTGAACATAGCTGAGTGGGGGAGGCACGGACATGGTGCTGTTCGCTGACGAAGGCCGAGACCGGCCTGGAATGTGGGCATTGAGGACGTGTTCCTTCAATTCTTCGACGTCCAAGCTATCCAGTCCATCACGAATCTCTTCGATGCGCCTCTCATGTTCCTGAACAACAGCCGTCGGGAGGCTTCCGCAGTATCCAGACTTCTCCTTGTCGGGCGGGGGAATGAACCCCTTTCCAACCTGGGCATCCGGCCGCTTTGGCCATTCCCACGCGCGTACTTCTCTATACCATTGTCCAAGATTTTGAGCAGCTACTGCAGCGCGTATCCCGAGAGCTCGTTCTGTTGATGAGGCATGAGCGATGCTCGTGGATAGGATATCGTGCGCGGCCGGTTCGTTACTACGCACAGCATCGGTCGACGAGAGTGCTTGTAGAGTCGATTCCGGCGATAGGTTTCCAAGGAGAGGGTCCACAACGTGATACTTGGGTACGGTCAGGCGATCTGATGTTTTGGGGGCCAACGTGGGGGGCGCCTGAAACGGCCGGCGAGGTGGGCTGATGCGGCCGCTCGCCATATCGTCGGCCTTTTTCGGGCGGGATAGAAGGCGTCAAGCTTCAGGAATGTATTTCTAGATCTGAGTTCAACACCGGAGGCTGATTAACGGAGGTCGCGCAGCGAAATAGACAATATGGGAAACGAAgcgtggatgaagagcaAGCATGCTGAGACGCGATCTCACGAGCCCGTCTAGCGAGAGTGGGAGGAAGTGGCAGTGAGGCGAAGGAGCAGAAACCGAGAAGGGGGTATATGAAAggattaataaaaaaaatctaggggttgaggttgaagagaggagaggtTGGAGAAGTAGTGAAGTGGTTGTGCAGGTGGTTGTGGTAGTTGAAGGACGACTGGACCGGGAGGAGGAACGAGCGTCAAGAAATGAGTGAGTGGATGGCAGGAAGTCCAACTGTGTCAAACGCAGAGGGCCCAATCCTAATAATAAGCAGCCAATAGGTTCAGGCCTTGCAATGTGGACGAATGGTTCTTTTTTACGATCTCGCTCGTTTTTTTACAACGCGTCGGGTGTGGAGCGGCGCCAAAAGGGGTCGGCAAACGCGCACTATTTGCCACTAGTTATACAGCTTCTATTTAAACAAGACAAAACAGGAATTACAAAAACATTGCCTACTCAGCCTACCCAACACTGTGCCATGACAGTAAAGCACAAAACAGGAAAACAAGGACTACGCAGGGCATCAGGGAAGCAAGGTGAGTGTGTATTTAGACTATCATGTCGACGGTGGATATTGTTCCAAATATGTAAGGAAGGTGTCTCAGGTAAGGAAGCGATCAGAAAAGCTGAAACTATGAAAGCTTCCAGAACAGAAgtagatttatattaatcgGTATCAACACTCTTCACGCTGGCACACATCCTCTGGCCCGTATCATCCGCGCCGCAATCTCTCGAAGTCGTGCCAACGAAAGCTCCCAAACGTCTGCCGCGTTGCGGCCCGGGAAAACACCAGATACACCAAAGAGCTCTCCACGGGTCACTGGAATGCCGGCAGGCCCCCCTTCGGGGATGGGGAAAATACTGGAGCGGAACCGTTCACTTACATTGCCCGCCGCAGTACGTTCGTATGCGCGTAACTCCCCTGCTACACGATTGTGGACTCGTTTGGACCAATTGAACAGTAAAACCAGCTGGACATTTGGACGCCCTCCCACGAGCAACAACTCCATATCACCAATCAATTTTGGCCAATTATCAGACCATCCCGACTCCGCCGCTACAGAAGGAAGTGTATCTGTATTGGGCATAATGGCCCAATCGGGCTCCTTCCTGGAACCCTCGTAAGGGAATGCAAACCCGTCGAATGCTAGGAAGTGTCAACCAAGCATTTTTTATATGAATTTAAAATAACTGCGGTATAATACTACTTACTTGTTCCCACCACAGTCAATAGATGCTGACGTTCGTCCAGAGACAAGAAGCCTGTCGCTTGCATTGTACTCGCCTCCAATGAGAGCCACATCTGGGGGACATCGTCTATCCTGGTTAGCATCACTCGAGCTGTGAATGTGTTCGTGTGAGAGTTATAGGTCATGCTGAAgaaatattagtaaattcTATCAAGCTATAACTACGGATTGGTGTTGACATACCGTGGTATGAGGTTTTCGATACTGTGGTCTTCTGAAAGTGCATCAAAAACGGCAGACCCGATACTTGGAGGAACATTATTGAACGTGAGTTCCGTGTTCTTGGTCGAGGCTAAAATCACAGTTCTGATGTCGGAGAAAGTTCTATACGATGGGGTGGCGCTCGGAAgagtggtgttgttgctccAAAGAGCTCGAGGGATAATTGGATCTCCCATGATGGTGAGTTCGCGTTCAGAGGTAATACTTCAATTGAAACGAGAAAGAAGATAAGGAGTTGATGTATCAAGGGAAGGAGGGCCAACACAACCCTCTGACAGAATTGGCTCAAGACAGCATTCTCGTATAGTAGCAAAGTTACTGTAGGTGGCAATACATGCGCGTGATGACAAGTGATGTTTATGGTACCAGGTGAGTGTAGCACAGTGCAGGGGCAGCGTTTGATCCTGAAAATGAGTGGGACAAAACTGTGCATAGGCGGGGAGGCCGCCTTTGCATTGATGTTGACGTGGCCCTGGTGGTCCGGAActtggaagaagaggtaAAGCAAGGCACAGCCGGTAGGAGATTTTGTTGCAGATTCAGAGTCGGTGTACCTGCGGCAGGTGAAGGCTGATGTGTGTTTTTGACATTACACAATCAAGTAAAACATCCTGGCCAATATGTTCTCTGTTGGAAAATGTTGTAATGGAGGCGAATGTGTTAAAATCAGTATGCAAAACCTCATCGTGTAATGAGAATGGTAGATTCAGCTAAAATCGGAGTGTATAAACAAGTCCATGGCCATAGCTGGCATGATAAATATGAGATATTTCCATGTGTCGTTGGAAATGAagtttggaggaggatg encodes:
- a CDS encoding uncharacterized protein (COG:S;~EggNog:ENOG410Q5MK), producing MGDPIIPRALWSNNTTLPSATPSYRTFSDIRTVILASTKNTELTFNNVPPSIGSAVFDALSEDHSIENLIPRMTYNSHTNTFTARVMLTRIDDVPQMWLSLEASTMQATGFLSLDERQHLLTVVGTTFDGFAFPYEGSRKEPDWAIMPNTDTLPSVAAESGWSDNWPKLIGDMELLLVGGRPNVQLVLLFNWSKRVHNRVAGELRAYERTAAGNVSERFRSSIFPIPEGGPAGIPVTRGELFGVSGVFPGRNAADVWELSLARLREIAARMIRARGCVPA